Genomic segment of Hymenobacter aquaticus:
ACAACACCACGGTTGAAGGCAAGCAGGCTAACCGCCGCGTAGAAATTGCCATCTTCGCCAACGAGAAAATGAAGAAGGCTGCTGAAAACGGCACCCTGTAAGCTTCAGGCTCAATAGCTTAAATAGGAAAGGCCGCACATTTTCTGTGCGGCCTTTTTTTATGTTCCGGTGTCTGGTAATAAGCACGTTTAATTAGGAAGCCTGGAGAAGCAAGCTGTTTTTGAATCAGCTGGTTAAACTAAAACGGCAACTCATTTCTCTCCGGCTTGACATGAAAAATAATAGAAAAAGATAAAGCGCAGAAAAGTAAAGCCGTATGATCTGTACGGCAACAAGCAAGGACTATTCAGCGGCAATAAAAGCGGTGGTATAGTCGTTTGCTAGAAAAATAAATGTCTTTAGAAAGGTGATTTTTAGGCCAAAAAGTGGGTTTCGACAGATTTTTTGCCCGTCACCTACAGTTTGGCAAGGTGGTTGCAAATTGCCAGGCAACACCCAGTTAGTCGCACAGTAAATGTGCGGTGCGGCAGCTGAAAATGAAAAACTCTGCATATTTACAGCACAACAAAAACACAAAAACCACAAGACAATGAAAACCCTTCGTTCGTATTTCGCAATGATGCTGGCAGTGCTGCTGCTGGGCACTAATTATGCCCAGGCACAGACGACTACCACGGAAAAGAAGCCTTGGAGCAAAACGGCTAAAGGCGCTATCATCGGTGGTTTGGGTGGCGCGGCCGGTGGTGCCGTATTGGGCCGCGTAATCGGCGGTAAGTCGGGTACGGCCAAAGGCGCCATCATTGGTGCCGCCGTTGGTGGCGGTGCCGGGGCCCTGATTGGCCGTCGGATGGACAAGCAGGCTGCCGAGCTGAAAAAGGAAATGGCCGGTGCTCGTGTAGAGCGGGTAGGTGAAGGCATCAAAATCACCTTCGATTCGGGCCTGTTGTTTGCCAAGAACTCGGCTGCCCTGACCTCGACGGCCCAGGACAACATCATGGAGCTGGCTAAAACCCTCATCAAGTACAACGACACCAACGTCATCGTGGAAGGCCACACCGATACCAGCGGTTCGGACGCCATCAACGACCCTCTGTCGCAGCGCCGGGCCCAGGCCGTGGCCAACTACGCCCAGCAGCAAGGGGTAGACGCTTCGCGCTTCACGGTAACGGGCTACGGCTCGAAGCAGCCGGTAGCCGACAACTCGACCGAAGCTGGCCGGATTGCTAACCGCCGCGTGGAGGTTGCCATCTTCGCCAACGAAAAGCTGAAGAAAGCGGCCGAGAAAGGCCAGATCTAAGCTTCCCGCTTCCTTTCCAAAAAGGCGGTGCCCACGGGTACCGCCTTTTTTTGTGCCTGTTCGGTGAGAGGAATTGAGCGCCGATTAATGGCCGGGCTTGTAACCTGACCCGGTGAGCCCGGGTACAAGCTACCATGACCGACGCCTATTCCCTGGCCCCCGCCGACAAGACCTGGCAGGACCACGTTATCCTGAACGAGTTTTTTGGCCCGCTCGACCCCGCGCCGCGCCGCACGCCGATGCGGGAGCTGATCAGCACGCTGCTTTCGCACCGCACTACGCACCGTGATGAGGAACTGGCCTACGACCGGATGCTGGAGGCCTTCGGCGACTGGGACGGAGTGCTGGCCGCGCCGACCAACGCGCTGGCCCACGCCATCCGGACGACGCGCTGGCCCGACACCCAGGCCCCGCGGATTCAGGAGATTCTGCGCCG
This window contains:
- a CDS encoding OmpA family protein; the protein is MKTLRSYFAMMLAVLLLGTNYAQAQTTTTEKKPWSKTAKGAIIGGLGGAAGGAVLGRVIGGKSGTAKGAIIGAAVGGGAGALIGRRMDKQAAELKKEMAGARVERVGEGIKITFDSGLLFAKNSAALTSTAQDNIMELAKTLIKYNDTNVIVEGHTDTSGSDAINDPLSQRRAQAVANYAQQQGVDASRFTVTGYGSKQPVADNSTEAGRIANRRVEVAIFANEKLKKAAEKGQI